The following coding sequences lie in one Pogoniulus pusillus isolate bPogPus1 chromosome 29, bPogPus1.pri, whole genome shotgun sequence genomic window:
- the PPDPF gene encoding pancreatic progenitor cell differentiation and proliferation factor — protein sequence MASIPSSGSLMATHNYHRRRLSSTSSNSSCGSSEYSGEVIPHPPGLPKSDPGHWWASFFFGKTAHPAMTTVSESPESLGTLRVAAGPLACGLAPAPGAGRRRHASEPSSGPSP from the exons ATGGCGTCCATCCCATCGAGCGGCTCGCTCATGGCCACCCACAACTACCACCGAA GGCGCTTGAGCTCCACGTCCAGCaacagctcctgtggcagctccGAGTACTCTGGGGAGGTCATCCCCCACCCCCCGG GTCTGCCCAAATCCGACCCTGGCCACTGGTGGGCCAGCTTCTTCTTTGGGAAGACAGCCCACCCGGCCATGACAACGGTGTCGGAGTCCCCGGAGAG CTTGGGCACACTGCGGGTGGCAGCAGGACCGCTGGCATGTGGCCTGGCGCCAGCCCCCGGAGCAGGACGGAGGCGCCACGCCAGCGAGCCCAGCTCCGGGCCCTCGCCATGA